A window from Buchnera aphidicola (Mindarus abietinus) encodes these proteins:
- the hslU gene encoding HslU--HslV peptidase ATPase subunit: protein MSEMTPLEIVLELNKFIIGQKKAKRAVAIALRNRWRRMQLNHELRHEITPKNILMIGPTGVGKTEIARRLAKLANAPFIKVEATKFTEVGYVGKEVDSIIRDLTDTAIKLIKTKVIEINKEKVKERAEARILEVLVPTPKSNWEKPGDTLRPTATIELFRKRLQEGKLDEKEIEINISNTPIGVEIMAPPGMEELTSQLQSLFHNISGKKISTKKLKIKDALKLLTEEEATKLVNPEEIKKEAINSVEQNGIVFIDEIDKICKRNNAAGLDISREGVQRDLLPLVEGCTVSTKYGMVKTDHILFIASGAFQTCTPSDLIPELQGRLPIRVELNALTIDDFENILTKPKASITMQYTALMKTEGVNVTFTKEGIKKIAEAAWKVNESMENIGARRLHTVMERLMEEISFFANEKNGESIIIDVNYVSKHLDKLIGNEDLSRFIL, encoded by the coding sequence ATGTCAGAAATGACTCCACTAGAAATTGTTCTAGAATTAAACAAATTTATTATTGGGCAAAAAAAAGCAAAACGAGCCGTAGCTATCGCTCTTCGAAACCGATGGAGAAGAATGCAATTAAATCATGAATTACGTCATGAGATCACTCCAAAAAATATTTTAATGATAGGGCCTACTGGTGTAGGAAAAACTGAAATTGCTAGAAGATTAGCTAAATTAGCTAATGCACCTTTTATAAAAGTAGAGGCAACAAAATTTACTGAAGTCGGTTACGTTGGAAAAGAAGTTGATTCCATTATCCGTGACTTAACCGATACTGCTATTAAATTAATTAAAACAAAAGTTATTGAAATTAATAAAGAAAAAGTAAAAGAAAGAGCTGAAGCAAGAATTTTAGAAGTATTAGTTCCAACACCCAAAAGCAATTGGGAAAAACCAGGAGATACTCTTCGACCTACAGCTACAATTGAACTTTTTAGGAAAAGACTTCAAGAAGGAAAATTAGATGAAAAAGAAATAGAAATTAATATTTCAAATACTCCTATTGGAGTTGAAATTATGGCACCACCTGGAATGGAAGAGTTAACTAGTCAACTACAATCTCTCTTTCATAATATTAGTGGAAAAAAAATAAGTACTAAAAAATTAAAAATCAAAGATGCTCTCAAATTACTAACAGAAGAAGAAGCTACAAAATTAGTTAACCCAGAAGAAATCAAAAAAGAAGCTATTAATTCAGTAGAACAAAATGGGATTGTTTTTATTGATGAAATAGATAAAATTTGCAAACGAAATAATGCAGCTGGTTTGGATATTTCTAGAGAAGGAGTCCAAAGAGATTTATTACCGTTAGTTGAAGGATGTACAGTGTCAACTAAATATGGAATGGTTAAAACTGACCATATTTTATTTATAGCTTCTGGCGCTTTTCAAACATGTACCCCTTCGGATCTTATTCCAGAATTACAAGGTCGTTTGCCAATTCGAGTAGAGCTAAACGCTTTAACTATAGATGATTTTGAAAATATCTTAACAAAACCTAAAGCATCTATTACTATGCAATACACTGCTTTAATGAAGACAGAAGGTGTAAACGTAACTTTTACTAAAGAAGGGATTAAAAAAATAGCAGAAGCTGCATGGAAGGTTAATGAATCTATGGAGAACATTGGAGCTCGTAGATTACATACTGTTATGGAACGATTAATGGAAGAAATTTCTTTTTTTGCCAATGAAAAGAATGGAGAATCAATTATTATCGACGTTAATTACGTTAGTAAACATCTAGATAAACTGATAGGAAATGAAGATCTTAGTAGATTTATTTTATAA
- a CDS encoding FAD-binding oxidoreductase: MTEWIKAKILKIKKWNHNLFSIILKASISPFIPGQYTKLLLNKDDRIQRAYSYVNSSSNSNLEFYIVLVPNGKMTSFLYNLKVNEEISISKKSFGFFTTREIPKKDILWMFATGTAIGPYLSILQEKKEVFQFKKIVLIYAVRYYEDLNYLYLIKKIQRKYENKFHFISITSRKKNTNSLFGRIPQLIENKLIEKRIGLNITKETSHIMLCGNPEMVKETILLLQKTRNMKKHLRRKPGEITSENYW; encoded by the coding sequence ATGACAGAATGGATCAAAGCAAAAATTTTAAAAATAAAAAAATGGAATCATAATTTATTTAGCATAATACTAAAAGCTTCTATATCTCCATTTATACCTGGACAATATACTAAACTACTTTTAAATAAAGACGATCGAATTCAACGTGCTTATTCTTATGTAAACTCTTCAAGTAATTCTAATCTAGAGTTTTATATTGTTTTAGTACCAAACGGAAAAATGACATCTTTCTTGTATAATTTAAAAGTTAATGAAGAAATTAGTATTTCAAAAAAATCTTTTGGTTTTTTTACTACAAGAGAAATTCCTAAAAAAGATATCCTTTGGATGTTTGCAACTGGTACAGCAATTGGACCTTATTTGTCCATACTACAAGAAAAAAAAGAAGTATTTCAATTTAAAAAAATTGTTTTAATTTATGCTGTTCGCTACTATGAAGATTTAAATTACCTATATTTAATAAAAAAAATTCAAAGAAAATATGAAAATAAATTTCATTTTATTTCAATTACAAGCCGAAAAAAAAACACTAATTCATTATTTGGTAGAATCCCTCAATTAATAGAAAATAAATTAATAGAAAAAAGAATAGGATTAAATATTACAAAAGAAACTTCTCATATAATGTTATGTGGAAATCCGGAAATGGTTAAAGAAACTATTCTTTTACTTCAAAAAACAAGAAATATGAAAAAACATTTAAGAAGAAAACCAGGAGAAATTACTTCAGAAAATTATTGGTAA
- the epmA gene encoding elongation factor P--(R)-beta-lysine ligase: MKKKIQWFPNTSIDILIKRSLIISKIRNFFSKLSVLEVETPILNKYPVTDPNLSQFVSTYFLPNKEKKYDLWLSTSPEYYMKRLLAAGSGPIYQISHSFRNEEIGNFHNPEFTMLEWYQPGYLMHDLILEVIKLLKLIFKCKKVDVISYQNIFLKYFKIDPLSVSIKTLKNIAKKLGITNLIILTKNINNLLEILFMKRIEPKIGKKYPICIYHFPRAQAALSAININDNRVADRFEFFFKGIELGNGFYELTDAKEQKKRFQIDNKKRIELGLPKSILDLDFLNALEKGKFPKCSGMALGIDRLIMLALKQKKIQDVIAFDLNK; this comes from the coding sequence ATGAAAAAGAAAATTCAATGGTTCCCAAATACTTCAATTGATATTTTAATAAAACGATCTTTGATTATTTCTAAAATTCGAAATTTTTTTTCAAAATTATCTGTTTTAGAAGTAGAAACACCTATTTTAAATAAATATCCTGTTACAGATCCTAATCTTTCTCAATTTGTTTCTACTTATTTTTTACCTAATAAGGAAAAGAAATACGACTTATGGTTAAGCACTAGTCCAGAATACTATATGAAAAGATTATTAGCTGCTGGTAGTGGACCTATTTATCAAATTAGTCATAGTTTTAGAAATGAAGAAATAGGAAATTTTCATAATCCTGAGTTTACAATGCTTGAATGGTATCAACCAGGATATCTAATGCATGATTTAATTTTAGAAGTTATAAAATTATTAAAGTTAATTTTTAAATGTAAAAAAGTAGATGTTATTTCTTATCAAAATATATTTTTAAAATACTTTAAAATAGATCCTCTTTCGGTTTCAATAAAAACATTAAAAAATATAGCTAAAAAATTAGGTATTACTAATTTAATTATTTTAACAAAAAACATTAATAATTTATTAGAAATATTGTTTATGAAAAGGATAGAACCAAAAATAGGAAAAAAATACCCAATTTGCATTTATCATTTTCCTCGTGCTCAAGCTGCTTTATCCGCAATTAATATTAATGATAATAGAGTAGCAGATAGATTTGAATTCTTTTTTAAAGGAATAGAGTTAGGAAACGGTTTTTATGAGTTAACTGATGCGAAAGAACAAAAAAAAAGATTTCAAATAGATAATAAAAAAAGAATAGAGTTAGGTTTACCAAAGTCTATTCTAGATTTAGATTTTTTGAATGCTTTAGAAAAAGGAAAATTTCCTAAATGTTCAGGAATGGCTCTGGGAATTGATAGATTAATTATGTTAGCATTAAAACAAAAAAAAATTCAAGATGTTATTGCATTTGATTTAAATAAGTAA
- a CDS encoding class I SAM-dependent methyltransferase, translated as MVYIENNSNEKCLKFIKEKWKLKHNPASLIKLIINPLRIELKHRYFSNLGTICVDFNKKSISYRANLATRNSEAIAKAVGLKKNYFPFIIDATAGLGQDAFILSKLGCKVHMFERNPIVALLLFDGLKRAYNNLKFGSWLKKRLFFSYSSSFRMKKILLKRPDVIYLDPMFAIKKKALSKKEMNLLKFFVGKDSDAIDLLNFSFSYAKHRIVIKRPRSLPPFFSKKVINSIITNKYRFDIYPPQKSI; from the coding sequence ATGGTCTATATAGAAAATAATTCTAATGAAAAATGTTTAAAATTTATAAAAGAAAAATGGAAATTAAAACATAATCCTGCATCTTTAATAAAATTAATAATTAATCCTTTAAGAATAGAACTAAAACATAGATATTTTTCTAATTTAGGGACTATATGTGTAGATTTTAATAAGAAGAGTATTTCTTATAGAGCTAATTTAGCCACAAGAAATAGTGAGGCCATAGCAAAAGCAGTAGGTCTTAAAAAAAATTATTTTCCTTTTATAATAGATGCTACTGCTGGATTGGGACAAGATGCATTTATACTCTCTAAATTAGGGTGTAAAGTTCATATGTTTGAGCGAAATCCAATAGTTGCATTATTATTGTTCGACGGATTAAAAAGGGCTTACAATAATTTAAAATTTGGATCATGGTTAAAAAAAAGATTATTTTTTTCTTATAGTTCTAGTTTTAGAATGAAAAAAATTTTATTAAAACGTCCAGATGTTATTTATTTAGATCCTATGTTTGCTATAAAAAAAAAAGCTTTATCTAAAAAAGAAATGAACCTATTAAAATTTTTTGTAGGAAAAGATTCAGATGCTATAGATTTATTAAACTTTTCATTTTCTTATGCAAAACATAGAATTGTAATAAAACGACCTCGTTCACTGCCACCTTTTTTTTCTAAAAAAGTTATTAATTCTATAATTACTAATAAATATCGATTTGATATTTATCCTCCTCAAAAAAGTATTTAA
- a CDS encoding MFS transporter, protein MFNLIKNKKEIDFKSTFKKNKIINFSEKKTLTSKKELVKRNTKKFIKIALSFFFAGFSTFSILYCVQPILPIFSKEFHLTPSQSSISLSATTITMAIGMLFTGSFSDFFGRKKVMSISLLISAILTILCSAVNNWHEIIIMRLLIGLALSGVTAVGMSYLSEEIYPNDLSFSIGLYISGNTFGGFIGRFLSAIIGNYFSWRIVFLIIGFFSLISTIIFLLMLPKSKNFKSVSLNYISFINSFLFHLKDRALIILFIIGFILMGSFITLFNYIGYRLMVSPFFLDPNLISLLSVVYLTGVYTSPKAGTLINRYNRSTILIFSFFIMIIGLIVTQFNNYLSIFLGLTLFSGSFFSAHSIASSSIGYRVKEAKGQASSMYLISYYFGASILGTIGGLFWLFGCWIGVSIFVLNLLLIGIYLSFKLKKY, encoded by the coding sequence TTGTTTAATTTAATCAAAAATAAAAAAGAAATAGATTTTAAATCAACATTTAAAAAAAATAAAATAATTAATTTTTCAGAAAAAAAAACACTTACATCAAAAAAAGAATTAGTAAAGAGAAACACTAAAAAATTTATAAAAATAGCATTATCTTTTTTTTTTGCTGGATTTTCTACATTTTCTATTTTGTACTGCGTACAACCTATTTTACCGATTTTTTCTAAAGAGTTTCATTTAACTCCATCACAAAGTAGTATTTCGCTTTCAGCTACTACAATAACAATGGCAATTGGAATGTTATTTACCGGATCTTTTTCAGATTTTTTTGGAAGAAAAAAAGTCATGTCGATTTCATTATTAATATCAGCTATATTAACTATTTTATGCTCCGCAGTAAATAATTGGCATGAAATAATCATTATGCGATTGTTGATAGGATTAGCTTTAAGTGGTGTTACAGCGGTAGGTATGAGTTATCTTAGTGAGGAAATCTATCCAAATGATTTATCTTTTTCTATAGGATTATATATCAGTGGAAATACTTTTGGAGGTTTTATTGGTAGATTTTTAAGTGCAATAATAGGAAATTACTTTTCTTGGAGAATAGTATTTTTAATTATTGGTTTTTTTTCTTTAATTTCAACAATAATTTTTCTTTTAATGCTACCTAAATCAAAAAATTTTAAATCAGTTTCGTTAAATTATATATCTTTTATAAATAGCTTTTTATTTCATCTAAAAGATAGAGCTTTAATAATTTTATTTATAATCGGATTTATTTTGATGGGAAGTTTTATAACATTGTTTAACTATATAGGTTATCGATTGATGGTATCTCCGTTTTTTCTAGATCCTAATTTAATTAGTTTACTTTCAGTAGTTTACTTGACAGGAGTCTATACTTCCCCAAAAGCAGGTACTTTAATAAATCGATATAATCGAAGTACAATATTAATTTTTTCTTTCTTTATTATGATAATAGGATTAATTGTTACTCAATTTAATAATTATTTAAGTATTTTTTTAGGATTAACCCTATTTTCAGGTAGTTTTTTTTCTGCACATTCGATAGCAAGTAGTTCAATAGGATATCGTGTCAAAGAAGCTAAGGGACAAGCATCTTCAATGTATTTGATTAGTTATTATTTTGGAGCAAGTATTTTAGGAACAATAGGAGGATTATTCTGGTTATTTGGATGTTGGATAGGTGTCTCTATATTTGTCTTAAACTTATTACTTATAGGCATATATTTGTCTTTTAAGTTAAAAAAGTATTAA
- the dapF gene encoding diaminopimelate epimerase, producing the protein MNFSKMHGLSNDFVIIENITQNVHLDSEKIQVLSNRYTGIGFDQLLFVEKSFQSGIDFNYRIFNADGKEVEQCGNGARCFAHFLYLKGFTKNKKILVSTKKGILVLSILKNKLIKVNMGKPDFKPCNIPILTKKFKKKYSLLIKEKKIYFGAVSMGNPHCVISVKNINTTLVNSLSPLIQKNKFFPNSVNVGFMEIINSKKIKLRVYERGSKETKSCGSGACAAVAIGIKQNLLLDRVTVELIGGKLEIFWKKEDGYIYMVGPAEHVYDGVIHL; encoded by the coding sequence ATTAATTTTTCAAAAATGCATGGATTAAGTAATGATTTTGTAATAATTGAAAATATTACACAAAACGTTCATTTAGATTCTGAAAAGATTCAAGTTTTATCTAATCGTTATACAGGGATAGGTTTTGATCAATTACTTTTTGTTGAAAAATCTTTTCAATCTGGAATTGATTTTAATTATAGAATTTTTAATGCGGATGGAAAAGAAGTAGAACAGTGTGGTAATGGAGCACGTTGTTTTGCTCATTTTCTATATTTAAAAGGTTTTACAAAAAATAAAAAAATTTTAGTCAGTACAAAAAAAGGAATTTTAGTTTTAAGTATTTTAAAAAATAAACTTATAAAAGTAAATATGGGAAAACCTGATTTTAAACCGTGTAATATTCCAATATTAACTAAAAAATTTAAAAAAAAATATTCTTTATTAATTAAAGAAAAAAAAATCTATTTTGGCGCAGTTTCAATGGGAAATCCTCATTGTGTTATTTCTGTTAAAAACATTAATACAACACTTGTTAATAGTTTATCACCTTTAATACAGAAAAATAAATTTTTTCCAAATAGCGTAAATGTAGGTTTTATGGAAATTATTAATTCAAAAAAAATTAAATTAAGAGTATATGAACGAGGATCAAAAGAAACAAAATCTTGTGGAAGTGGAGCCTGTGCAGCTGTTGCTATAGGAATTAAACAAAATTTATTATTAGATAGAGTTACAGTAGAATTAATAGGTGGAAAATTAGAAATTTTTTGGAAAAAAGAAGATGGATATATATATATGGTTGGTCCAGCAGAACATGTTTATGATGGAGTAATTCATTTATAA
- the hemC gene encoding hydroxymethylbilane synthase has protein sequence MTINLLKKKIRIATRKSPLALFQAMYVKKKLISIFPNLLITIIPIITHGDKFLNASFIKSNGKGVFIKELEIALLQNKADIAIHSVKDIPMNIHKNLSLACICKRDNPLDALISKNYKNINELPKNAVIGTSSLRRKFQLMNYRQDLIISPLRGNIETRLKKLDKGKYDAIVLAAAGLKRLGLQKRISYLIPPELSLPPCGQGAIGIECRIKDRDLITILEKIHHYKSKILIQAERAFCKKLLIGCQLPVGSYAILKKEKIWLRTFISSFDGKDIIKGEKIGSVNDAKKIGYGLASELLKKGAKKILR, from the coding sequence ATGACTATTAATTTATTAAAAAAAAAAATAAGGATAGCTACTAGAAAGAGCCCTCTTGCTCTATTTCAAGCTATGTATGTTAAAAAAAAGTTAATTTCTATTTTTCCAAATTTATTAATTACTATTATTCCTATAATTACTCATGGTGATAAATTTTTAAATGCTTCTTTTATCAAATCCAATGGGAAGGGAGTATTTATTAAAGAATTAGAAATAGCATTGCTTCAAAATAAAGCAGATATTGCTATTCATTCAGTAAAAGATATTCCTATGAATATTCATAAAAATTTAAGTTTAGCTTGTATTTGTAAAAGAGATAATCCTCTGGATGCTCTTATATCAAAGAATTATAAAAATATTAATGAACTTCCGAAAAATGCTGTAATAGGTACATCTAGTTTAAGGAGAAAATTTCAACTTATGAATTATCGTCAAGATTTAATTATCTCTCCTTTAAGAGGAAATATTGAAACTAGATTAAAAAAATTAGATAAAGGAAAATATGATGCTATTGTTTTAGCTGCTGCAGGATTAAAAAGATTAGGGTTACAAAAGAGAATCTCTTATTTGATACCTCCAGAACTATCTCTTCCGCCTTGTGGACAAGGCGCTATTGGTATTGAATGCAGAATAAAAGATAGAGATCTTATAACTATTTTAGAAAAAATACATCATTATAAAAGTAAAATTTTAATTCAAGCTGAAAGAGCTTTCTGTAAGAAATTATTGATAGGTTGTCAACTTCCTGTAGGAAGTTATGCTATTTTAAAAAAAGAAAAAATATGGTTAAGAACTTTTATTAGTTCTTTTGATGGAAAAGATATAATTAAAGGAGAGAAAATCGGTTCGGTAAACGACGCTAAAAAAATAGGTTATGGATTAGCATCTGAATTACTAAAAAAAGGAGCAAAAAAAATTTTACGTTAA
- a CDS encoding uroporphyrinogen-III synthase: MKILITRPSSEGEKLVKYLSKFKILAYNFPLIDFFPLPDLNIFLKEINFFKKNDILCALSKKSVFYASKFLKEKKMVWPNNISYYAIGHSTAISLAYHAKKNVQFPLIQENSENLFHLISKEKINNKKIIILKAFSSLNILEKKLKMKGAKVKVINCYKSISKYKKKEKKFKNFKFDVIIITSTLILKELYNFFLIENKKDWILNCIMLVISNRIANKARSFGWKKIIITNSIQGKEIKKIISKIKNNFDRRKRI; this comes from the coding sequence ATGAAAATATTAATAACTCGACCTTCTTCTGAAGGAGAAAAATTAGTTAAATATTTATCTAAATTTAAAATTTTAGCTTATAATTTTCCATTAATAGATTTTTTTCCTTTACCAGACTTAAATATTTTTTTAAAAGAAATAAATTTTTTTAAAAAGAATGACATTCTATGTGCTTTATCTAAAAAGTCAGTTTTTTATGCTTCTAAATTTTTAAAAGAAAAAAAAATGGTTTGGCCAAATAATATTTCTTATTACGCTATTGGACATAGCACAGCTATTAGCTTAGCATATCATGCTAAAAAAAATGTACAATTTCCATTAATTCAAGAGAATAGTGAAAATTTATTTCATTTAATATCCAAAGAAAAAATAAATAATAAAAAAATTATTATTTTAAAAGCATTTTCTTCTTTAAATATATTAGAAAAAAAACTTAAAATGAAAGGAGCAAAAGTTAAAGTTATAAATTGTTATAAAAGTATTTCAAAATATAAAAAAAAAGAAAAAAAATTTAAGAATTTTAAATTTGATGTAATTATCATTACAAGCACATTAATATTAAAAGAATTATATAATTTTTTTTTAATAGAAAATAAAAAAGATTGGATATTAAACTGTATAATGTTAGTTATTAGTAATAGAATAGCAAATAAAGCTAGGAGTTTTGGTTGGAAAAAAATTATTATTACTAATAGTATTCAAGGTAAAGAAATTAAAAAAATAATATCAAAAATAAAAAATAATTTTGATCGGCGAAAGAGGATTTGA
- the rho gene encoding transcription termination factor Rho translates to MNLTELKNTPVSELITLGEKIGLENLARMRKQDIIFSILKQHSKSGEDIFGNGVLEILQDGFGFLRSADSSYLAGPDDIYVSPSQIRRFNLRTGDTISGKIRPPKEGERYFALLKVNLVNFDKPENSRSKILFENLTPLHANSRLRMERGNGSKEDLTARVLDLASPIGRGQRGLIVAPPKAGKTMLLQNIAQSIAYNHSDCLLMVLLIDERPEEVTEMQRLVKGEVVASTFDEPASRHVQVAEMVIEKAKRLVEHKKDVIILLDSITRLARAYNTVVPASGKVLTGGVDANALHRPKRFFGAARNVEEGGSLTIIATALVDTGSKMDEVIYEEFKGTGNMELPLSRKIAEKRVFPAIDYNRSGTRKEELLTVPDELQKMWILRKIIHPMSEIDAMEFLIDKLSMTKTNNEFFDMMKRS, encoded by the coding sequence ATGAACCTTACCGAATTAAAAAACACGCCAGTTTCTGAACTAATTACTCTTGGCGAAAAAATAGGATTGGAAAATTTAGCACGTATGCGCAAGCAAGATATCATTTTTTCTATCCTAAAACAGCATTCAAAAAGTGGAGAAGATATATTCGGGAATGGTGTTTTAGAGATATTACAGGACGGATTCGGATTTTTACGTTCTGCAGATAGTTCTTATTTAGCTGGACCCGATGATATATATGTTTCTCCAAGTCAAATAAGAAGATTTAATTTACGTACAGGAGATACTATTTCTGGAAAAATACGTCCTCCAAAGGAAGGAGAACGTTACTTTGCTCTTTTAAAAGTAAATTTAGTTAATTTTGATAAACCCGAAAATTCTCGTAGCAAAATTTTATTTGAAAATTTAACTCCTCTACATGCTAATTCTCGTTTACGTATGGAAAGAGGAAATGGATCAAAAGAAGATTTAACAGCCCGAGTTCTTGATTTAGCCTCTCCAATTGGAAGAGGACAAAGAGGATTAATAGTAGCTCCGCCTAAAGCTGGAAAAACTATGCTTTTACAAAATATAGCTCAAAGTATTGCTTATAATCATTCAGATTGTTTATTAATGGTTTTATTGATTGATGAGAGACCAGAAGAAGTTACAGAGATGCAACGATTAGTTAAAGGAGAAGTAGTGGCATCAACATTCGATGAACCAGCTTCAAGACATGTCCAAGTTGCAGAGATGGTAATTGAAAAAGCTAAACGACTAGTGGAACATAAAAAAGATGTTATTATTCTTTTAGATTCTATTACTAGATTAGCTAGAGCATATAATACAGTTGTTCCTGCTTCTGGAAAAGTTTTAACAGGTGGAGTCGATGCTAATGCTTTACATCGTCCCAAACGTTTTTTTGGTGCTGCTAGAAATGTAGAAGAAGGAGGTAGTTTAACAATTATTGCAACGGCTTTAGTTGATACAGGATCTAAAATGGATGAAGTAATTTATGAAGAATTTAAAGGCACTGGAAATATGGAGTTACCATTGTCTAGAAAAATAGCTGAAAAAAGAGTTTTTCCGGCAATTGATTATAATCGTTCCGGTACTAGAAAAGAAGAATTATTAACAGTTCCTGATGAGTTACAAAAAATGTGGATTTTAAGAAAAATTATTCATCCGATGAGTGAAATTGATGCCATGGAATTTTTAATTGACAAATTATCTATGACAAAAACAAACAATGAGTTTTTTGATATGATGAAAAGATCTTAA